A region of Odocoileus virginianus isolate 20LAN1187 ecotype Illinois chromosome 11, Ovbor_1.2, whole genome shotgun sequence DNA encodes the following proteins:
- the SLC25A34 gene encoding solute carrier family 25 member 34 — METVPPAVDLVLGASACCLACVFTNPLEVVKTRLQLQGELQARGTYPRLYRGFVASVVAVVRADGLCGLQKGLAAGLLYQGLMNGVRFYCYSLACQAGLSQQPGGTVVAGAVAGALGAFVGSPAYLVKTQLQAQTVAAMAVGHQHHHQSLLGALETIWRQQGLAGLWRGVGGAVPRVMVGSAAQLATFASAKAWVQERQWLPEDSWLVALAGGMISSIAVVAVMTPFDVVSTRLYNQPVDGAGRGKLYGGLADCLVKIWRQEGPLALYKGLGPVYLRLGPHTILSMLFWDELRKWAWRGQHQGS; from the exons ATGGAGACAGTGCCCCCAGCTGTGGACCTGGTGCTGGGTGCTTCAGCCTGTTGCCTGGCCTGTGTCTTCACCAACCCCCTGGAGGTAGTGAAGACACGGCTGCAGCTTCAGGGGGAGCTGCAGGCACGGGGCACCTACCCTCGGCTCTACCGGGGCTTTGTGGCCTCCGTCGTCGCGGTGGTCCGTGCAGATGGGCTGTGCGGGCTGCAGAAGGGGCTGGCTGCCGGCCTCCTCTACCAGGGCCTCATGAACGGCGTCCGCTTCTACTGCTACAGCCTGGCGTGCCAGGCCGGCCTCAGCCAGCAGCCAGGAGGCACCGTGGTCGCAGGCGCTGTGGCAGGGGCGTTGGGAGCCTTTGTGGGGAGCCCTGCTTACCTG GTCAAAACGCAGCTGCAGGCCCAGACAGTGGCCGCGATGGCCGTGGGGCACCAACACCATCACCAG AGCCTCCTGGGTGCCTTGGAGACCATCTGGCGGCAGCAGGGCCTGGCAGGGCTGTGGCGGGGCGTGGGGGGTGCCGTGCCCCGGGTCATGGTCGGCTCGGCCGCTCAGCTGGCCACCTTTGCCTCTGCCAAGGCCTGGGTGCAGGAGCGACAG TGGCTCCCGGAGGACAGCTGGCTGGTGGCCCTGGCCGGGGGCATGATCAGCAGCATAGCTGTGGTCGCTGTCATGACCCCCTTTGATGTGGTCAGCACGCGGCTGTATAATCAGCCAGTGGACGGAGCAGGCAGG GGCAAGCTGTATGGCGGCCTCGCCGACTGCCTGGTGAAGATCTGGCGGCAGGAGGGCCCCCTGGCGCTCTACAAGGGTCTGGGCCCCGTCTACCTGCGCCTGGGCCCCCACACCATCCTAAGCATGCTCTTCTGGGATGAACTCCGGAAATGGGCCTGGCGGGGCCAGCACCAGGGCAGCTAG
- the TMEM82 gene encoding transmembrane protein 82 isoform X1, whose amino-acid sequence MASAWAAVLTQNPESLKPWLSSLPLPWAFDPSQLLPSPPPLPGGCDVAVSPEQTWPEAGLDPRGHVLPTVPHLLAPQPPLPRLGLRPPRGPPASHPELRLEKQRLQARWASLEAVHLAGLALILTVVGVRVAALVVLEFSLRAVSMLLSLDKGSQGTQKLQLYLLCQYSLGCGLTCGLSFLQEGAPHCTLNLMLALGLAALLSTGARRLRHHVCRLYELHRSQRTCGVCLGLLAGAHHLPRLLGRTLAVTFIVGNLAAVALINRDFLTTSEAVRFWTPLTICYTLLVIHMQEEQRQRLGLKSHVQTVLVRMCGLFVLLLTVGRWLDLLGILVSLLGELWCLVGIRTLLDLCQIQDFPPQRPLVSAPSQPQPSEEKATS is encoded by the exons ATGGCAAGCGCCTGGGCAGCGGTCTTAACTCAGAACCCGGAAAGTTTAAAGCCCTGGCTCtcatcccttcccctcccctgggCTTTTgacccctcccagctcctcccctcGCCTCCACCTTTGCCCGGTGGCTGTGACGTTGCGGTCTCTCCGGAGCAGACCTGGCCGGAGGCTGGGCTGGATCCCCGCGGCCATGTTCTCCCTACTGTCCCCCACCTCCTggctccccagcctcccctccctcgACTGGGGCTCCGGCCTCCTCGAGGCCCTCCTGCAAG CCACCCGGAGCTTCGTCTTGAGAAGCAGAGGCTGCAGGCCCGGTGGGCGTCACTGGAGGCCGTGCACCTCGCAGGGCTGGCCCTGATTCTGACCGTTGTGGGGGTCCGGGTGGCTGCCCTCGTAGTGCTCGAGTTCTCCCTCCGGGCTGTCTCCATGCTGCTTTCCCTGGACAAG gGCTCCCAGGGCACCCAGAAGCTGCAGCTGTACCTACTGTGCCAGTACTCGCTGGGCTGCGGGCTGACCTGCGGCCTGAGCTTCCTGCAGGAGGGCGCCCCGCACTGCACACTGAACCTGATGCTGGCCCTGGGGCTGGCAGCGCTGCTTAGCACTGGCGCCCGGCGCCTCCGCCACCACGTCTGCCGGCTCTACGAGCTGCACCGCAGCCAGCGCACCTGTGGGGTCTGCCTGGGCCTGCTGGCAGGCGCACACCACCTCCCCCGGCTGCTGGGCCGCACCCTGGCCGTGACCTTTATAGTGGGCAACCTGGCCGCCGTGGCCCTCATCAACCGAGACTTCCTGACCACCTCGGAGGCCGTGCGCTTCTGGACGCCTCTCACCATCTGCTACACCCTGCTGGTCATCCACATGCAGG AGGAGCAGCGGCAGCGCCTCGGCCTGAAGAGCCACGTCCAGACCGTGCTGGTGCGCATGTGCGGTCTCTTCGTGCTGCTGCTGACCGTGGGCCGCTGGCTGGACCTCCTGGGCATCCTCGTCTCCCTGCTGGGCGAGCTCTGGTGCCTCGTGGGCATCCGTACCCTGCTTGATCTTTGCCAGATACAG GATTTTCCACCCCAGAGGCCTTTGGTGTCAGCTCCAAGCCAGCCCCAGCCCTCAGAGGAGAAAGCCACCTCCTGA
- the TMEM82 gene encoding transmembrane protein 82 isoform X2 — MFSLLSPTSWLPSLPSLDWGSGLLEALLQGLVGACAVSILNNLLKVYFFVGCANHPELRLEKQRLQARWASLEAVHLAGLALILTVVGVRVAALVVLEFSLRAVSMLLSLDKGSQGTQKLQLYLLCQYSLGCGLTCGLSFLQEGAPHCTLNLMLALGLAALLSTGARRLRHHVCRLYELHRSQRTCGVCLGLLAGAHHLPRLLGRTLAVTFIVGNLAAVALINRDFLTTSEAVRFWTPLTICYTLLVIHMQEEQRQRLGLKSHVQTVLVRMCGLFVLLLTVGRWLDLLGILVSLLGELWCLVGIRTLLDLCQIQDFPPQRPLVSAPSQPQPSEEKATS, encoded by the exons ATGTTCTCCCTACTGTCCCCCACCTCCTggctccccagcctcccctccctcgACTGGGGCTCCGGCCTCCTCGAGGCCCTCCTGCAAG GCCTCGTCGGGGCCTGCGCAGTCTCCATCCTGAACAACCTCCTGAAGGTCTATTTCTTCGTGGGCTGTGCCAA CCACCCGGAGCTTCGTCTTGAGAAGCAGAGGCTGCAGGCCCGGTGGGCGTCACTGGAGGCCGTGCACCTCGCAGGGCTGGCCCTGATTCTGACCGTTGTGGGGGTCCGGGTGGCTGCCCTCGTAGTGCTCGAGTTCTCCCTCCGGGCTGTCTCCATGCTGCTTTCCCTGGACAAG gGCTCCCAGGGCACCCAGAAGCTGCAGCTGTACCTACTGTGCCAGTACTCGCTGGGCTGCGGGCTGACCTGCGGCCTGAGCTTCCTGCAGGAGGGCGCCCCGCACTGCACACTGAACCTGATGCTGGCCCTGGGGCTGGCAGCGCTGCTTAGCACTGGCGCCCGGCGCCTCCGCCACCACGTCTGCCGGCTCTACGAGCTGCACCGCAGCCAGCGCACCTGTGGGGTCTGCCTGGGCCTGCTGGCAGGCGCACACCACCTCCCCCGGCTGCTGGGCCGCACCCTGGCCGTGACCTTTATAGTGGGCAACCTGGCCGCCGTGGCCCTCATCAACCGAGACTTCCTGACCACCTCGGAGGCCGTGCGCTTCTGGACGCCTCTCACCATCTGCTACACCCTGCTGGTCATCCACATGCAGG AGGAGCAGCGGCAGCGCCTCGGCCTGAAGAGCCACGTCCAGACCGTGCTGGTGCGCATGTGCGGTCTCTTCGTGCTGCTGCTGACCGTGGGCCGCTGGCTGGACCTCCTGGGCATCCTCGTCTCCCTGCTGGGCGAGCTCTGGTGCCTCGTGGGCATCCGTACCCTGCTTGATCTTTGCCAGATACAG GATTTTCCACCCCAGAGGCCTTTGGTGTCAGCTCCAAGCCAGCCCCAGCCCTCAGAGGAGAAAGCCACCTCCTGA